The DNA window aagaagattcAGACAGACCTAAAACAATCAATAAGCATTCAGCAAGCAAGAAGAGCAAGAAGGGCATCATTGGACAAATTGGAGGGTGATGAAGACCGGCAATATGAGAAGTTGTATGATTACAAGAGGGAGGTTTTGAGAACAAACCCAGGCAGCACGGTGGAGTTTAAAGAAGCAAGGGGGAAGTTCCAGGGAATGTATGTATGCTTTGATGGGTTGAAGCATGCCTTCATGAATGGGATGAGACAGATTGTCTGTCTGGATGGGTGCTGGTTGAAGGGTAAATACGGGGGTCAACTTCTTTCTGCAACAGGGATTGATCCAAACGACTGTATGTACCCCTTAGCATATGCCTGGGTTAAAACGGAGAACACAGACACCTGGATGTGGTTTATTGGGCTACTTCTAGCTGATCTCCACCTTACGAATGCCACAGTTTTCATGTCCGATAAACAAAAGGTACATTACATGGTTGAACAATCTTAGTTGATTTTAGTGATCTTGATTAATGTGTTGTATTAGATTTTTTACATTAAGATCAGGGTCCTTTGGTGAATAATGTACAAATTATAGGGTGTGTTATTGATTGCATGGGTGATTATATTTCGTGCGTTTGTGCAGGGTTTGTTGAATGCTGTGAAGGAGCTGTTCCCATATTCAGAGCATCGATTTTTCTAGAGGCATTTGTGGGCCAATTTCAGGAGCACGTTTCACACGCAACACACGAAGCCCTTCATCTGGAACATTGGAATAGCAACATATAAAGCAGCCATGGATATAGCAATGAAAGCTCTGGAAGACAAACATGACGCTGGCTACCAATGGATCAAAGAGAGGGACAGGAAACACTGGTGTAGAGCGCTGTTCAAAGAGGAAGTCAAATGTGATATCCTCCTAAACAACCTGGCTGAAGCATTCAACAAGTACATACTTGCTGCAAGAGAGAAGCCAGTGTTGACAATGTTCGAAATGATAAGGACGCAGCTTATGAAGAGGATTAATGACAAGCGGAAGTTTGGGGGAAACATGGAGGGTGAGCTGTGTCCAAAGATCAGAAAGAAGTTGGCCAAAATCATTGATTATGGTTGGAAGTTCACCGCAGATCCTGGTGGTAGCCCTCAGTGGCAGGTAGAGGGCCCAGGGGGCCAGTTCGTGGTTGATTTGGCTAACAGAACATGCACATGTCAAAGGTGGCAGCTTAGTGGAATCCCATGTTCGCACGCTACACCATGCATATATGGAAATAATCAACGGCCTGAAGAGTTTGTGGATGATTGCTACAGTGTAGCTACGTATCAGAAGGTATACAGCTATGTAATCAACCCTATGAATGGGCCAGACATGTGGGAAACAGACCCTGAGCCATTCAATATCATACTCCCACCATCCCCAGTACATAAGAAGAAGAGGGGAAGAATACCAACGGCTAGGAAAAAAGAGGCGGAGGAACTAGAGAAACAAAGGGTTGAAAAAACCAAGGAAGCCGCTGCAGGTAGGGAAAAGTTGCCAAGGAAAGGAAATATGAGAATGACTTGCAGTTTATGTGGTCAATTTGGACACAATAAGAGGGGTTGCCTAATGAGGAGTGGGGGTCAGTCAACTCATGAGGTTGGTGGTCCGTCAGCTGAAAGAGTGCCTGGTGGTCAGTCTGCTGAAAGAGAGCCTGGTGGTCAGTCTGCTGAACGAGAACCTGTGCTTCATGACTCTCCAGTCACCCTCCGCTGGATGATGGATGTTAGTGAATGTgtggttttgttgtttttagttttttggtttattattccattaaattttttttgggtTTGTGTCTTTCCATGGCAGGGTACAAGTCAAGTCGTTCATAGGTCACCGAGTAGACGTGACACCTTTCCATTTGTGGATCAAGCGGTTCCAGCGGAACCTCCGGTTGCTGACCAAGGCCAACCAGACCAGAATCACCCAGGTGATGCAGAAGAGCATGCCTTCAACAGCCAACGGAGCAGTGTTGAAGATGGAGCTCCGTCCCAACCTATCCCAACGCAAGCTGAAAAAGGAAAAGGGAAGCGGAGAGCTAAAGATGTTCCCTCTAGATACATGAACATCCTGAGGAAGAGATCCAAAAAAACGTAGTGCTGGAACATGGTTTAGTGGtagttattttgttaattatttttgtggTGCACATAGGCAGTATTTTGTTAGGGTGTGCAGGTAGGTTGCCCATTGTGATTAGAATTTTAATGGATGGATGTGTTTCAATTGATTAATGGATGTATTAAACAGTTTATGTTTTTCTCTTGTTTTTTAGCAACCATAAGGTTAACCTTTTATATAATCACCTAAGGTACTTATCCTTTGTTTTAAAGATCAGCCACGGTCCTCATTCTTTTATTTCAGGAACAGCCACGGTACTTCAACTTTTAAGCAAATATCACTTAAGGTACTTAACCTTCATAATTAAAACACTAAAGGTTTgttgataatttaaaaagggACATCTGTCACACCTGACAACAAAAAGCAAATCTGAACCCTGCATAAATGAAGATGCAACACATTATTCAACTGAACACTCAACCCTTTTCTGAAAACCCTCGTCTCCTTTTTTTTCTTACCAGCCTTCCCATAGATCTCCACTTCCAAGACACAACGACAATGGAAGGACAAGCTAAACAAGTTGTGTGCGACTGTGGAATTCCATGTCGTATGCAGATTTCCTCTACCAAACGAATTCCAGGACGGAGATTTTACGGCTGTTCGAAGAGAAATGTAAGTATTTTAGATTTTACGGCTGTTCGAAGAGAAATGTAAGTATTTTTTTGAAACCTAATCTTCCTTTGTTGCCATTTAACTGTCGTTTGACCTACACTACACAGAATCAATGCGATTTTTTTGCGTGGGTGGATAACGACATGGCCTATCAGATGACGATGGTCAGGAATTTGAAAAGTGAGCTTAATGGCATGACTGAAGAACGCAACAAAGCTCTACTGGAACTAGTTCATGCCCATACTCAGGTGGTAGCTAAAACTGACGAACTGGAGCAACTTAATGAGGCCTTCGAGGGATTGAAGGAGTCCATTGAGATGTACGAAGAAAATGTGCTTATGATCCAGGATAGTGGTCTGCAACTTATGGAGATAAACATCTGAAGGAACACGTCAAGCTGATGGAAGTCAAGTGCTCAGACATGGAGAGGAAAAACAAGATCATGAAGCTTGGTTTTTTTGTGGCTTTTGCAGTTGCCGGTTGCAGTTTAGCCGTTGCTTGTTTCAAGAAAAATTGATACATTTTCTGTTAAGTGACAATGGCTTGTGTTTGTGCAGTGTTGTTAGTAAACTGCGTTccaataattttttgtattatcttAAACTCATTTAATTTGCTTGTTGGGAAAACTTTGTgtgattcaaaaatttaaattacagtACTGTCgttgattataaaatataagtGCAGGTGCTGtctttcataattaaatataagttcAGGTGTTGTCTTTCATAATTGGTCGAAATTTCAAGGGCTATATTAGACTTCACAGAGAAATAAAccgccaaaaaaatgaaaacttaaTGGCAAAGATTAGAAATGGGTTTTCCAAGAAACCCTTTCATTACACCCGTTCCATCAGTTGTATTGTTCCAATGCAGCCTCTTCGTTAACTACAACCACTAATTAATTACATCCACAAAGGGCATCTAAAGAAATTGAAGAGTCATGATGgtaacttatttaaataggCAACCACAACAACTGATTCAAGCATTTCAGAGTACACAAATTGTTCTTATTCTCAAAATAACCAGAAGATGTCCGATAATATTGTTGTGTCTTCACTTAATATGGAACTCATGGATTGCCCAATATGCTGTGAACCCTTTACAACTCCAATTATTCAGGTTTGTAcccatttatttatctttaccatttactgttatttatttttgtaattgtaTTGTTTAGTAATTGTATTTTTTCTGTAATTATATTTAGTGTGAAAATGGGCATGCAACATGCAACGCATGCTCGGAGAAGACTCAAAAGTGCCATTCTTGCACCCTGCCTATCAGAAGAATGA is part of the Mercurialis annua linkage group LG3, ddMerAnnu1.2, whole genome shotgun sequence genome and encodes:
- the LOC126672408 gene encoding uncharacterized protein LOC126672408, which translates into the protein MKRTKRMNRMNRLKRMLVLRRTGLVGDPKIYFRFRRRGGEDFNVFDEDHDHEGPTFSIGMLFTDREQFKKACREWGIYHRYQLHFLVNEITRVRAKCYSKTKCKFYVFASKLHLKDPNDNTFRVKTLDLRHTCPKVSKNFHLTSAVLADKYLEEVRNDPEYKSEVFVKKIQTDLKQSISIQQARRARRASLDKLEGDEDRQYEKLYDYKREVLRTNPGSTVEFKEARGKFQGMYVCFDGLKHAFMNGMRQIVCLDGCWLKGKYGGQLLSATGIDPNDCMYPLAYAWVKTENTDTWMWFIGLLLADLHLTNATVFMSDKQKGPLGLLNAVKELFPYSEHRFF
- the LOC126672409 gene encoding uncharacterized protein LOC126672409, translating into MDIAMKALEDKHDAGYQWIKERDRKHWCRALFKEEVKCDILLNNLAEAFNKYILAAREKPVLTMFEMIRTQLMKRINDKRKFGGNMEGELCPKIRKKLAKIIDYGWKFTADPGGSPQWQVEGPGGQFVVDLANRTCTCQRWQLSGIPCSHATPCIYGNNQRPEEFVDDCYSVATYQKVYSYVINPMNGPDMWETDPEPFNIILPPSPVHKKKRGRIPTARKKEAEELEKQRVEKTKEAAAGREKLPRKGNMRMTCSLCGQFGHNKRGCLMRSGGQSTHEVGGPSAERVPGGQSAEREPGGQSAEREPVLHDSPVTLRWMMDGTSQVVHRSPSRRDTFPFVDQAVPAEPPVADQGQPDQNHPGDAEEHAFNSQRSSVEDGAPSQPIPTQAEKGKGKRRAKDVPSRYMNILRKRSKKT
- the LOC126672411 gene encoding uncharacterized protein LOC126672411, with translation MEGQAKQVVCDCGIPCRMQISSTKRIPGRRFYGCSKRNNQCDFFAWVDNDMAYQMTMVRNLKSELNGMTEERNKALLELVHAHTQVVAKTDELEQLNEAFEGLKESIEMYEENVLMIQDSGLQLMEINI